A genomic window from Micromonospora ferruginea includes:
- a CDS encoding nucleotidyl transferase AbiEii/AbiGii toxin family protein, producing the protein MTHPHDFYREVARVALAAAGPHRFVLGGGVAWAAHGLVTRPTEDVDLFADVEGAAAAAATDVRDALRRAGYRVDESDPGGLGEVFDGYDRDLRDFVVSRDGREIRLSLARLDRHRSPVVMDFGPVMDVRDLIANKTAALVNRREVRDYIDVSAALDRYAVPELLELARQVDPALDDEDVRAAGRYLDGLPDRRFTRYGLDTARIAEVRRRMAVWPR; encoded by the coding sequence GTGACGCACCCGCACGACTTCTACCGGGAGGTGGCCCGGGTGGCGCTGGCCGCCGCCGGCCCGCACCGCTTCGTGCTCGGCGGCGGGGTGGCCTGGGCGGCGCACGGCCTGGTCACCCGCCCCACCGAGGACGTCGACCTGTTCGCCGACGTGGAGGGCGCCGCCGCGGCGGCGGCCACCGACGTGCGGGACGCGCTGCGCCGGGCCGGCTACCGGGTGGACGAGTCCGACCCGGGCGGGCTCGGCGAGGTGTTCGACGGCTACGACCGCGACCTGCGGGACTTCGTGGTGAGCCGGGACGGCCGCGAGATCCGCCTCAGCCTGGCCCGCCTGGACCGGCACCGCAGTCCGGTGGTGATGGACTTCGGCCCGGTGATGGACGTGCGGGACCTGATCGCCAACAAGACCGCCGCGCTGGTCAACCGGCGGGAGGTACGCGACTACATCGACGTCTCCGCCGCGCTCGACAGGTACGCGGTGCCCGAGCTGCTGGAGCTGGCCCGCCAGGTGGACCCGGCGTTGGACGACGAGGACGTGCGCGCGGCCGGGCGCTACCTCGATGGGCTGCCCGACCGCCGGTTCACCCGCTACGGCCTGGACACGGCGCGGATCGCCGAGGTGCGCCGCCGGATGGCCGTCTGGCCCCGCTGA